The Nocardia sp. NBC_01503 sequence GAAGTTCCTTCCTGTCATTCGCGGTCCCGACGGTAATGGGCGAGGTGAAACGCCATTTCCGCGATAACACCTGGGCCGTGCGCGTTCCGCGCAGCGCCAAGGAGTTGCAACAACGCATCACCGGCGCGGTCGAGGTGCTGGCGCAGCGCCTGGAGCGTATGCCCACCGCTCGCGAAATCGCCGCGGAGCTGGATGTCGAATTGAGTGATGTCACACAGGCATTGATCGCGCGCAATGCCTATCAGACCAGTTCACTCGATATCGCGCGCGGTGAGGACGATTCCGCGGATTCGGCTCTGATCGCCACGCTCGGCGCCGAGGAGCCCTCCTATCGACTGCTGGAGAACGCGCTCGCGGTCGGCCCGCTGCTGCGGGAATTGCCCGCGCGCGAACGGCAAATGCTGGTGTGGCGCTTCTTCGACAATCAAACCCAGTCGCAGATCGGCAAGCGCCTGGGCGTCTCGCAGATGCAGGTTTCGCGCATGCTGTCGCGGACATTGACCACGTTGCGCCAACGGGCCCTCGGGCCAGCGGAATTCGCACGTAGCGCCTGAAACCACCCGGTCCGCCCCGCGATCAGCACACATTCCTGGGAACGATTCACAGTTTCGTTTGTTATCGTCTCGCGGCTGATGCAGGGCAGGGCTAGGTAGGAGGCGCAGTTCTATTGCGGGGCAATACTTCCTGGGAATCGAGTGGCCGCGGTGCACATCGCCGGGAACCGGCGATCAATGTGCTGCGGGGCCGTGCGGTGATCGCCGCGGTGGCGGCGGGTGCGGCGGTCGCCGCCACCCAGGCCGGGCTGCAGGAGGTGCACACCAACCCGCTGAACAGTCCGAATACCGAAGAACTGGCGGCGCTGCAACCCGCGACGCTGGACGGCACCGATGCGCATTTCCCGGAGATCCTCGATGCCACACAGGTGGAGAATCCGGCCGACTTCCAGGACATTCTGCACAACGGTGAGCAGTTCGAGGCCGATATCGCCGCTCGCGCGGCCTCGAAGCTGCGACCGCTGTTCGTGAAGTTCGCCGAGGGCACCTTCACCTCCGGATTCGGTTCCCGCTGGGGCGCCCAGCATTTGGGTGTCGATGTGGCGGCGCCGATCGGCACGCCCATCTACGCGGTCGAGGACGGCAAGGTGATCAGCGCCGGTCCCGCCTCCGGATTCGGTATGTGGGTGCGCCTGCTACATGATGACGGCACCATCACCGTGTACGGACATGTCGATACCGCGACCGTCGATGTGGGGCAGCGGGTGCTGGCCGGCGATCAGATCGCCACGGTCGGCAATCGCGGCTTCTCCACCGGTCCGCACTGTCATTTCGAGGTGTGGCTCAATGGCGCCGACAAGGTCGATCCACTGCCGTGGCTGGCCAGCCGGGGCATCTCGCTGGGTCCCGAACGCGACTGAGCCGATGCGCCCGGCCGATCGCGTCTACGCCGTAGGTCTACACTCGGTTCATCGCGCACGGTGACGAGACCGGAGGGCCTGGCGTATGACCGAAGACCGGGACGGCCGTAAGTCCTCCCGTCCGGCACACCGCCGGAGTGATTCCGACGCGCCGATCACCAGGGCCGTGCTGTTGGACGCCGCGCTGGGGATCGTCGACAGTGATGGCGTCGAAGGGCTCTCCATGCGGCGGCTGGCCGAGGCTGTCAAGCGCGATCCGATGGTGATCTATCGGCATGTGCCGAATAAGGCGGCCGTCCTCGATGGTGTCGCCGAGATCGTCTTCGCGCAGCTGTCGGTGGATGCCTCCGATTCGGACTGGATCGCCCAATTGCGCACGGTGGCACGTGATTTCCGCGGACTCGCGCTGGCGCATCCGCGCGTGGTGCCATTGCTGGTGACCCGTCCGCTGGCCACGCCGCTGGGGCTGCGGCCGCCGGCGGTGGTGCGCCCGTTGGAGGCTGTGCTCGAGTTGCTCACCCGCGCGGGCTTCTCCGGCGCGGACGCGTTGCATGTGTATCGCGCGCTCTTCGGCTTCCTCCACGGGCACATTCTCAATGAGCTGCAGGAGATCGTGGAGCGGCCCGAGGAGACCGATGATGTGCTGCGGCTCGGGTTGTATCGGCTTCCGCTGGAGGAGTTTCCGCTGGTGCGCGAGTTGGCGCCGGTGCTGGCCGACTATGACGGCGCGGCCGAACTCGAGCGTGGTCTGGACATCCTGCTGACCGGACTCGCCGCGAACCTGTCCGGTCCCGCGCACTGAACTTTCCCGGGTGGCCGGGCCACGTCCATCTACATGCCATGTCTACGTTGTAGACAGACGTCGTAAGCCGCGCTAGCCTGGGAATATCGCCAGCTCATGGGTGCACGTGGCGGGCGCTCATGATTTCGAGGACGTGACGTATGGCAATCACACAGGTCGCTGTTTACGCGCATTTGAGCGCGGCGGATATCGAGGCGCTCGGACGGGAGCTCGATGCCCTTCGCGCCGAGATCGAGGAGCGGCGCGGTACCCGGGACGCGAATTACATCCGTCGGACGATCGCGTTCCAGCGGGTGTTGGACGCGTCGGCGCGGGTGGTGATCGCCTTCGGCCGGGGCAAGCTCGGTTGGCTGCTCGGGACCGCCGCGCTGGCAACGGCCAAGAGCATCGAGAACATGGAGATCGGCCACAATGTCTGCCACGGCCAATGGGATTGGATGAACGATCCCGAAATCCATTCCAGCACTTGGGAGTGGGATATGGCCGGGGTTTCGGCGCAGTGGCGGTACTCGCACAACTTCCGGCATCACGTGTACACCAATGTGATCGGCGTCGACGACGATATCGGCTTCGGTGTGATCCGGATGTCCCGTGATCAGCAGTGGCGGCCCCGGCTGCTGTTGCAGCCGCTGCAAAACCTGCTGCTGGCAGCCACTTTCGAATGGGGTATCGCCCTGCACGGGCTGTACTCCGAACAGGATCGCGCCGCCACATCCGCGGAGCGACAGGCGCAGCAGCGACTGCTGATCGGCAAGATCATCCGCCAGACCGGTAAGGACTATGTGCTGTTCCCGGCGCTGAGTGGTCGGCGCTGGCGGCGCACCCTCGCGGCCGCGGTCTCGGCCAACGCGCTGCGCAATCTCTGGGCCTACGTGGTGATCTTCTGCGGTCACTTCCCCGACGGTGCGGAGAAGTTCACCCCCGCCGCGCTGGAGAACGAGACCAAGGCCGAGTGGTATCTACGCCAGATGCTCGGCACCGCCAACTTCGACGCCGGACCGGTGCTGGGCTTCCTCAGTGGTCACCTGTCCCACCAGATCGAACACCATCTCTTCCCGGACCTGCCCAGTAATCGCTATCCCGAAATCGCCAGGCGGGTAAGGGAACTCTGCGACAAGTACGATCTGCCCTATACGACCGGCCCGCTGCCCCGCCAATATCTGCTGACGCTGCGGACCATCAACAAACTCGCCCTGCCGGACAGCTTCCTGACCGCGACCGCGGACGATGCCCCGGAGACCGCCTCCGAACGCAAGTTCGCGGGCGATCCCCAGGCTGCGCCATCCACGGTCCGGCGCGGTCTGCGCACGGCGCTACGTGACCGCGCTCGGCGCGATTCGCTGGTCCGCCCAGCGTAGGGCGGGTTCGATCAGGCGTGCCGCCACCGGTCCGAGTACGGCCATGATCAGGACGTACGTGGTGGCCAGGGCCGCGAATTCCGCGGGTACGGCACCCGCGGTGACCGCGAGACCCGCTATGACAATGGAGAATTCGCCGCGGGCGACCAGTGCCGATCCGGCGCGGGCGCGCCCGTACCGGGAGGCCCCGGCCCGGCCGGCGGCCCACCATCCGGTCGCGATCTTGGTTCCGGCGGTGAGCAGGGCCAGGATCACCGCCCAGCCGAGTACCGGCGGGATGCTGGCCGGATCGGTGCTGAGCCCGAAGAGGACGAAGAACAGCGCGGCGAACAGATCGCGCAGGGGTTCCAGGAGTTTGGCGGCATTGTGCGCGGTGGAGTCGGAGATGGCGATCCCGAGCAGGAACGCGCCGACGGCGGCCGAAACCTGAAGTGCGGAGGCGACTCCGGCGACGAGCAGGGCCGAGCCCAGGAGTTTGAGCAGGAAGATTTCGCGGTCGTCGCTGTCGACGATCTTGGATACGTAATTGCCGAAGCGCAGTGCGACGACCAGCACCACCGTGACCGCGGCCAAGGCGATTCCGACGGTCATGAGCCCGGCGGCGAATCCGGCTCCGGCCAGGATGGCGGTGAGCACGGGCAGGTATCCGGCCATCACCAGATCCTCGAACACCAGAATCGACAGGATGGTCGGTGTTTCCCGGTTACCCAGTCGCCCAAGGTCATTGAGCACTTTGGCGACGATTCCGGAGGAGGAGATATAGGTGACGCCCGCCATGGCGACGGCTCCGGTCGCGCCCCAGCCGAGGATCAGGGCGACCGCGACCCCGGGCAGCGTATTGAGCACCAGGTCCAGCACGCCCGCGGCCCAGGAGCTGCGCAGGCCGGTCACCAATTCGCTTGCGGTGTACTCCAATCCGAGGAGTAGCAAGAGCAGGACCACGCCGATCTCGCTGGCCAGTTCGATGAAATGATCCACATGTTGCAGTTCGATCAGCCCGCTGGTGCCGAAGACCAGCCCGCCGATCAGATACAGCGGAATGGGCGACATTCCTATGCGTGCGGCCAGTCGCCCGAGCAATCCCAATCCGAATAGCACCGCGCCCAGTTGGATCAGGGACAGTGCGGTTTCATGCGCGACCATTCAGCTCAGCCGTCCGTGAGGATTCGGACGCCGCCCGGACCGTCGGTCCTGCCGATGGCGATCGGATCGGGCTGAGTCGTTTCGAGACTTGCCAACTGCGCTACTACACTCTTCACGCCCTTACCCTAATCGGGCAAAACGGGCAGCACGTGATCGTGGTGGTCGCGGCCTATGCGGTCGAGCGTGCGGCCGTGCCTGTTCCGGCCCGCTCGACCTGCTCCCGAATGAACGCGCCCGCATGTTCGAGCGCATCGGCCGCCTCCGGCAGGAACGACCAGAAGATGTGGAACACGTGCGTTGCCACCGGATACAGCTCGAGCCGCACCTCGACGCCGTGCGCGCGGGCGTGATCCGCCAGTTCGTGCGCGTCGGTGAGATGAGTGTCGCCGGTGCCGACCTGTATGAGCATCGGCGGACAACCGGTCAGATCTGCGCGCAGCGGTGCGACCACGGGGTCGTCATCCCGATGCCCAGCCAGGTAGTCGCCGATAATGCGCCGCTGGAACTGCTCCGCGGTCACCTGGGCCGGATCGGCCTCCGGTCCATTCTCGGTATGCGATCCGCAGTGCAAATCGATTCCGGGGCAGAGGGATACGACCGCCCCGGGGAGCGGTAGTTCCTGCTCGCGCAGGCGGATCAGGGTCGACATGGTCAAGTGCGCGCCGATCGAATCGCCGGCCAGGATGATGCGGTCGGGCGCGGTGCCGGTGTCCAGCAGCCATCGGTATGCGCTCAACGCATCGTCGACGGCGGCCGGGAACGGGTGCTCGGGTGCCAGCCGGAAATCCGGGATGAGGGTTCTGGTATTCGCGGCGGCGGCCAGCGCCCCGGCGAGCGCGCGATATCCGAACGCGGAGCCCAGGATGTACCCGCCGCCATGCAAAAACAGGATCGTCGCATCGACGGGCTGGTCCGGGGTGAGCAGCAGGGTGGATACACCACCCGCATTGATCGGCCGTATCCGCACCTCGGGCGGTGGCGGGAACCGCGCGTGCAGATCCTCGTACGCGTCTCGCCACACCTGCAATTCAGGGTCGGGATCGTTGAGCGGTTCCCAGTATTTGGCGATGCGGGCGACGAGTTCGCCGCCGACCGCGCGGGTCACGGCAACCGCCTCATCGACATCGCCGAGAATTTGCCGGGCACGATCCAGCAGTGCTTCACCGGCGAGGGTGAGCTCGACGCGATGGGTGGTGCGGCGCAACAGATCGCAGCCGACGAGGCGCTCCAACGAGCGAATCTGCCTGCTGAGCGCGGGTTGTGAAACGTATAGTCGGGTGGCCGCCCGCCCGAAATTGAGCTCCTCCGCCACCGTGACGAAGGCCCGCAGATGGCGGAGTTCGATCGCATCGGGTGCCTTGGGCAGGGGAGTCGGGCCTCCGGCCGTGTTCTCGCCGGTATCGACAGTCATGATCACGAGTATTGCCCATCGAGGGCGCGTGTGGTCATGCCGTCGGCGCAAGACTGCCATGCCCATTCGGACCTTCCTTGTCGAGCGCACCCGATGCGAATGTTCGGTGGTGACCTCCACTCCACCCCGTTGCCGGGTAGCCGAGCTGCATTTGCGGGCCGCGGTCGCCGGTCGCCGGGCCCGCGTCTACTGGCCCGGTCCCACCGGGCCGCCGCGGCCACTGCTCATGCTCTTCGATATCGGAAACCCCTGCGGGACAGCCGATTTCGACGAGCTCTGCCGGAGCCTCTCCGCGACAGGCGATTTCATCGTCTTCGCGGTGCGCTATGACCTGCTGCCCGAGCAGCGGCGGGTGATCGAATCCGATGCCGTCGGCACCTTCGAATGGGCGGCCGATCATGCCGTCGAGCTGGATGCCGATGCGGATCGGCTACTCATCGGCGGTAGGGGAGCAGGCGGTGCGCTGGCCACCGCTGTGCGCCGGATGGCGCGCGTGCGGGGTTGGCCACCGATCCTGCGGCAGTTGATTATTCCCGCTTTCTAGTCAGTACTCGACACTCTTCCAGGAGAACCCGTGAACACCACCCGCACCGTCCTGATCTCCGGCGGCAGTATTGCCGGACTGACCCTCGCCTACTGGCTGCGCCGCTATGGATTCGAGGTCACCGTTGTCGAGCGCGCACCCGCCCCGCGACCCGGCGGGCAGGCCGTGGACCTGCGCGGCGTTGCCAAGGAGGTGGCCGAGCGCATGGGGATCCTGCCGCAGATCGAGCGGGCCCGCGTACATGAGAAGGGGCTTGCGTATGTCGATGCCGACGGGAACTGGTCGGCGAGTATGTCCGCCGAACTCTTCGATGGTGAGGGTGCGGTCGCCGAGATCGAGATACTGCGTGGCGATCTGACCGATATCCTCTATGCCGCAGCGCGATCCGGTGTCGAGTACCTGTTCGACGATACGATCACCGGCCTGCGGGAGACCCCGGACGGGGTGGTGGTCGACTTCTCCCGCAACGCATCTCGTATCTTCGATGTGGTGGTCGGTGCGGACGGACTGCACTCCACGGTGCGGCGGCTG is a genomic window containing:
- a CDS encoding RNA polymerase sigma factor SigF, giving the protein MNEAIPSTEGKRTSSSPGDTYDDIEVRFTELAELAPDDPHRETLRAEIIELCLPLAEHIARRFGGRGEEFDDLHQVASVGLVQAVDRFDVTRGSSFLSFAVPTVMGEVKRHFRDNTWAVRVPRSAKELQQRITGAVEVLAQRLERMPTAREIAAELDVELSDVTQALIARNAYQTSSLDIARGEDDSADSALIATLGAEEPSYRLLENALAVGPLLRELPARERQMLVWRFFDNQTQSQIGKRLGVSQMQVSRMLSRTLTTLRQRALGPAEFARSA
- a CDS encoding TetR/AcrR family transcriptional regulator C-terminal domain-containing protein, translated to MTEDRDGRKSSRPAHRRSDSDAPITRAVLLDAALGIVDSDGVEGLSMRRLAEAVKRDPMVIYRHVPNKAAVLDGVAEIVFAQLSVDASDSDWIAQLRTVARDFRGLALAHPRVVPLLVTRPLATPLGLRPPAVVRPLEAVLELLTRAGFSGADALHVYRALFGFLHGHILNELQEIVERPEETDDVLRLGLYRLPLEEFPLVRELAPVLADYDGAAELERGLDILLTGLAANLSGPAH
- a CDS encoding fatty acid desaturase family protein, which codes for MAITQVAVYAHLSAADIEALGRELDALRAEIEERRGTRDANYIRRTIAFQRVLDASARVVIAFGRGKLGWLLGTAALATAKSIENMEIGHNVCHGQWDWMNDPEIHSSTWEWDMAGVSAQWRYSHNFRHHVYTNVIGVDDDIGFGVIRMSRDQQWRPRLLLQPLQNLLLAATFEWGIALHGLYSEQDRAATSAERQAQQRLLIGKIIRQTGKDYVLFPALSGRRWRRTLAAAVSANALRNLWAYVVIFCGHFPDGAEKFTPAALENETKAEWYLRQMLGTANFDAGPVLGFLSGHLSHQIEHHLFPDLPSNRYPEIARRVRELCDKYDLPYTTGPLPRQYLLTLRTINKLALPDSFLTATADDAPETASERKFAGDPQAAPSTVRRGLRTALRDRARRDSLVRPA
- a CDS encoding cation:proton antiporter, translated to MVAHETALSLIQLGAVLFGLGLLGRLAARIGMSPIPLYLIGGLVFGTSGLIELQHVDHFIELASEIGVVLLLLLLGLEYTASELVTGLRSSWAAGVLDLVLNTLPGVAVALILGWGATGAVAMAGVTYISSSGIVAKVLNDLGRLGNRETPTILSILVFEDLVMAGYLPVLTAILAGAGFAAGLMTVGIALAAVTVVLVVALRFGNYVSKIVDSDDREIFLLKLLGSALLVAGVASALQVSAAVGAFLLGIAISDSTAHNAAKLLEPLRDLFAALFFVLFGLSTDPASIPPVLGWAVILALLTAGTKIATGWWAAGRAGASRYGRARAGSALVARGEFSIVIAGLAVTAGAVPAEFAALATTYVLIMAVLGPVAARLIEPALRWADQRIAPSAVT
- a CDS encoding alpha/beta hydrolase fold domain-containing protein; this translates as MTVDTGENTAGGPTPLPKAPDAIELRHLRAFVTVAEELNFGRAATRLYVSQPALSRQIRSLERLVGCDLLRRTTHRVELTLAGEALLDRARQILGDVDEAVAVTRAVGGELVARIAKYWEPLNDPDPELQVWRDAYEDLHARFPPPPEVRIRPINAGGVSTLLLTPDQPVDATILFLHGGGYILGSAFGYRALAGALAAAANTRTLIPDFRLAPEHPFPAAVDDALSAYRWLLDTGTAPDRIILAGDSIGAHLTMSTLIRLREQELPLPGAVVSLCPGIDLHCGSHTENGPEADPAQVTAEQFQRRIIGDYLAGHRDDDPVVAPLRADLTGCPPMLIQVGTGDTHLTDAHELADHARAHGVEVRLELYPVATHVFHIFWSFLPEAADALEHAGAFIREQVERAGTGTAARSTA
- a CDS encoding alpha/beta hydrolase fold domain-containing protein codes for the protein MTSTPPRCRVAELHLRAAVAGRRARVYWPGPTGPPRPLLMLFDIGNPCGTADFDELCRSLSATGDFIVFAVRYDLLPEQRRVIESDAVGTFEWAADHAVELDADADRLLIGGRGAGGALATAVRRMARVRGWPPILRQLIIPAF